In one Ictalurus furcatus strain D&B chromosome 10, Billie_1.0, whole genome shotgun sequence genomic region, the following are encoded:
- the dot1l gene encoding histone-lysine N-methyltransferase, H3 lysine-79 specific isoform X3 yields the protein MKEGGKIVSSKPFAPLNFRINSRNLSDIGTIMRVVELSPLRGSVSWTGKPVSYYLHTIDRTILENYFSSLKNPKLREEQEAVKRRQQKETKDSKSSSTTPTKPKEHKESGGEEEALGALVPVKSSPKPRRAKLLAKGRKLGNRKRGRPKKSIIAAATERKTKKSQSALDLLHAKTVSAAPPQDAYKSPQSPYYQLPPKVQHYTAGQLLLGSMPAGLQTLLDNFKVQYMQLLTYMKTPQYHTNIQQALEQERLRHTELSGQAQRLMNACHAHKERIRDLFQAKLEELGVKAVTVEDLVQAQKEIMAHNMQLKEQTKQLERDMAELKDQSLRLLKARCEELKLDWGSLCLETLLKEKAALRRQISEKQRHCLELQISIVELEKSQRQQELLQLKSSYSPCKDSPYRKNIPSLEPRPPLDTNTPKLAELNGLSPELSMNGTASPSYERGGSVNCFNGKNELLSHYLPISPEHEIVPPTPEPRSRPLGQPLPDYTRFSPAKIALRRHLNQDSSIGQARAFSTIHRGDGVVSSPSLKQGCSSPSAAENQQPNTLKSAEKVNKEKSPAGPGDSITSLPISIPLSTVHPSKLPVSIPLASVVLPSRAERLRNTPSPMSSREHSAGQSNTNKQPLTPNSGLVNGSHSAVCDQDCDSMSPPPHSNPLLGLQSHGSCSSPLLSTGGVLQYADRPPRLPDEGHQHHGLESDPEILDSEARRHMFFSSSSSSSSSSSSAGGSHPHRGSVKQGKHHSSHHHHHHHSPGSHGSEGRKRGRRKRSSSSLVPAGGSPKKRSFPGINYSSGSPLNINTMVNNINQPLEISAISSPEQTGGSPCETDLDQPPVLKRERPLEMNGSSHDLSPPSSEDEETGYPADSSSLRIERKIATISLESRDGERGSQGRKSGASSVSSDTSSSSSKWKSTFSPISDPKPTPPELRQSNSPFCGGMSCGPDSDSEQKPQKRADRDRSEHYGNPKPFLGLDKARESFPKQKAREWELKAIGSLTSQNLFISAAAGGGLLCGKAGRATAVSSASSVGQYFPLGGTSVLQSLFGAQAPNPASSGHPRLVNGHSVLGSFSSAGLAGGAAGGIFHHMTPSVSSQQSAPPSSQHSHSSSQQRNLDSKAGALFLAQYGRTQTVLHAPSPPALSLPPPPPLLYTSSSSSAPLQPSPPCSERKQSVSLQTLHVPPASSSSPTPAPVTCISTTPAASSLSRPFTLPYLPSSSSSSSSGGSSSGLVSSWRTLGMQVPYAARPR from the exons ATGAAGGAAG GTGGAAAAATTGTATCCTCAAAACCTTTTGCACCTCTCAATTTTAGAATCAACAGTCGAAACTTGAGTG ATATTGGCACAATAATGCGTGTTGTTGAACTTTCTCCGCTGAGAGGCTCAGTGTCATGGACAGGGAAGCCAGTTTCCTACTATCTGCATACAATAGACCGTACCATA CTTGAAAACTATTTTTCTAGTCTTAAAAATCCTAAACTCAGG GAGGAGCAGGAAGCAGTGAAACGGCGTCAACAGAAGGAGACCAAGGACAGTAAAAGCAGCAGCACCACCCCAACCAAGCCAAAGGAGCACAAG GAGTCAGGTGGTGAGGAGGAGGCCTTAGGGGCACTGGTACCTGTGAAGTCGTCACCTAAACCTCGTCGTGCCAAGCTACTGGCCAAGGGCCGCAAGCTGGGCAACAGGAAACGTGGGCGGCCCAAGAAGTCCATCATAGCAGCAGCCACCGAACGCAAGACCAAGAAGAGTCAGAGTGCCCTAGACCTGCTTCATGCCAAGACCGTCTCAGCAGCGCCTCCTCAGG ATGCATACAAATCGCCTCAAAGCCCCTACTACCAGCTACCTCCTAAAGTTCAGCATTACACAGCTGGCCAGCTGCTGCTCGGCTCCATGCCTGCGGGCCTGCAGACTCTCctcg ATAATTTCAAAGTCCAGTACATGCAGCTCTTGACCTATATGAAGACACCACAGTACCACACGAACATACAGCAAGCTCTGGAGCAAGAGAGG CTCAGACACACTGAATTGTCAGGTCAAGCCCAGCGACTGATGAACGCCTGTCATGCTCACAAGGAGAGGATCAGGGACCTTTTTCAGGCCAAACTAGAGGAG CTGGGAGTAAAGGCAGTTACAGTGGAGGACCTGGTGCAGGCTCAGAAAGAGATCATGGCCCATAATATGCAGCTGAAAGAGCAGACCAAGCAGCTGGAGAGAGACATGGCTGAGCTTAAAGACCAGAGCCTGCGACTG CTGAAGGCTCGCTGTGAGGAACTGAAGCTAGACTGGGGGTCTCTGTGTCTCGAGACCCTGTTAAAGGAAAAGGCTGCTCTGCGTAGACAGATCTCTGAGAAACAGCGCCACTGCCTAGAACTTCAG ATTAGCATTGTGGAGCTGGAGAAAAGCCAAAGACAGCAGGAGCTACTACAGCTCAAGTCCTCCTACAGCCCATGTAAAGACTCTCCATACCGCAAGAACATCCCAAGTCTCGAGCCCCGGCCGCCACTAGACACTAACACCCCCAAACTGGCTGAACTGAATGGCCTTAGCCCTGAGCTGTCTATGAATGGCACAGCATCTCCTAGCTATGAGCGTGGGGGCAGCGTCAACTGCTTCAATGGCAAGAATGAGCTGCTCTCCCACTACCTGCCAATCTCCCCCGAGCACGAGATTGTGCCGCCCACCCCTGAGCCTCGGAGCAGGCCTCTAGGGCAGCCCCTGCCCGACTACACGCGCTTTTCTCCAGCTAAGATTGCCCTGCGCAGGCACCTCAACCAGGACTCCTCTATAGGCCAGGCCAGAGCGTTCAGCACCATCCACAG GGGTGACGGTGTTGTGTCATCTCCAAGCTTGAAACAGGGCTGCTCTTCACCAAGCGCAGCTGAAAATCAACAACCAAACACACTCAAGAGCgcagagaag GTGAATAAGGAAAAGAGCCCAGCTGGACCAGGTGACAGTATAACCAGTCTCCCAATCAGCATCCCTCTCAGCACGGTACACCCCAGCAAACTTCCTGTCAGCATCCCACTGGCCAGCGTGGTGCTGCCCAGTCGGGCCGAGAGActg AGGAATACACCCAGTCCTATGTCCAGTAGGGAGCATTCAGCAGGGCAAAGCAACACCAATAAGCAACCTCTGACCCCTAACTCGG GGTTGGTGAACGGCTCCCACTCTGCTGTATGTGATCAAGACTGCGACTCCATGTCTCCTCCACCCCACAGCAACCCCCTGCTGGGTCTTCAGTCACATGGCTCTTGCTCCAGCCCTCTGCTGAGCACTGGAGGAGTGCTGCAGTATGCAGACAGACCTCCCCGTCTTCCTGATGAGGGTCACCAGCATCACGGACTCGAATCTGATCCTGAGATTCTAGACAGTGAGGCTCGCCGCCACAtgttcttctcttcctcctcctcttcgtcGTCGTCCTCCTCCTCTGCTGGAGGCTCGCACCCGCATCGTGGATCAGTCAAGCAGGGGAAGCACCACAGCagtcaccaccaccaccatcaccactcgCCAGGCTCTCACGGGTCGGAGGGACGCAAGAGAGGCCGGCGGAAACGCAGCTCCTCTAGCCTCGTTCCAGCAGGTGGTTCCCCAAAAAAACGATCATTCCCTGGGATTAACTACTCCTCAGGTTCTCCACTTAATATAAACACCATG GTGAATAACATTAATCAGCCTCTGGAGATTTCGGCCATATCCTCTCCGGAGCAGACAGGCGGCAGCCCATGTGAGACTGACCTGGACCAGCCACCTGTACTTAAGAGAGAACGCCCTCTGGAGATGAATGGCTCCAGCCATGACTTATCCCCCCCTAGCTCGGAGGATGAAGAAACTGGATATCCAGCAGACAGCAGCTCTTTACG AATTGAAAGGAAAATCGCGACAATTTCTCTGGAGAGCCGAGATGGTGAGAGGG GTTCACAGGGCCGTAAATCGGGGGCCAGTAGTGTGAGTAGCGACACCTCCTCTTCTTCCAGCAAATGGAAGTCCACCTTCTCACCCATCTCTGACCCCAAGCCCACTCCTCCAGAGCTCCGGCAGAGCAACTCCCCTTTCTGTGGCGGCATGTCTTGTGGCCCAGACTCTGACTCTGAGCAGAAACCGCAAAAGAGAGCAGACCGGGACCGCAGTGAGCATTATGGGAACCCTAAACCCTTTCTAGGTCTAGACAAAGCACGAGAATCCTTTCCTAAGCAAAAGGCACGGGAGTGGGAGCTAAAGGCCATCGGTAGTCTGACCAGCCAGAACCTCTTCATCTCTGCTGCAGCTGGTGGAGGCCTCCTGTGTGGAAAAGCAGGTCGAGCCACTGCGGTTTCTTCTGCCTCTTCTGTGGGACAGTATTTCCCTCTCGGCGGAACCTCAGTCTTACAGTCCTTATTTGGAGCGCAGGCTCCTAACCCGGCCTCCAGCGGACATCCACGTTTGGTTAATGGTCACTCCGTGCTGGGCAGCTTTTCTAGTGCTGGATTGGCAGGGGGTGCTGCAGGAG GGATTTTTCACCACATGACGCCTTCAGTGTCCTCTCAACAGTCTGCGCCCCCCAGTTCCCAGCACAGCCACTCTTCCTCGCAGCAGAGGAATCTGGACTCCAAAGCCGGGGCCTTGTTCCTGGCCCAATATGGCCGCACGCAGACTGTCCTGCACGCACCTTCCCCTCCCGCACTTTCGCtacctccccctcctccccttctctacacttcctcctcctcctccgctcCTCTCCAGCCTTCCCCGCCATGCTCGGAGAGGAAGCAATCTGTTTCCCTCCAAACACTACATGTTCCCCCTGCCTCCTCTTCATCCCCCACTCCTGCTCCTGTCACTTGTATATCAACCACTCCTGCTGCCTCCTCTTTGTCGCGCCCCTTTACACTGCCCTACCTGCCTTCTtcaagcagcagcagcagcagcggagGCAGCAGCAGTGGGTTGGTGAGCTCCTGGAGAACTCTGGGTATGCAGGTTCCCTATGCTGCTCGGCCCAGATAG